The following proteins are co-located in the Neodiprion virginianus isolate iyNeoVirg1 chromosome 6, iyNeoVirg1.1, whole genome shotgun sequence genome:
- the LOC124306627 gene encoding putative nuclease HARBI1 produces the protein MAMVMLLVDIADFEEEDEEILQLRITRKRLRDELNVFNLPDIQFKNLFRVSKDLVRDLVTELRPHLQRERPNGLSVETQVLCAIRFYAVGSYQRAIGQDFALALSQTAVSRCIRSVSVAINDHMLRRWIKFPATPEQREAAKIKFANAPQPFPGAIGAIDCTHVGIVAPKENEEAFVNHHGYHSMNVQMICDPELRILNVSARFPGSRHDAAIWMQSPVRNLMELCHRQGERQTWLLGDSGYPLEPWLLTPIPNAPNGSPEYVYTAAHCSARSVIERCFGALKSVWRCLSHQRLLMYEPDMAGRIINACAMLHNMRLHYRIPFEEIAEEDVAQANAMPAPGPYIAEPLEGRARLAEGRRVQQQLIRDNFMHL, from the exons atgGCTATGGTAATGTTACTCGTCGATATAGCAGATTTTGAAGAAGAGGACGAAGAAATATTACAGTTACGAATCACCCGCAAGAGGTTGCGCGATGAGCTGAATGTATTCAATTTACCAGATATTCagttcaaaaatttgttcagaGTTTCAAAAGATTTAGTGAGGGACCTCGTGACAGAACTGAGACCACATCTGCAACGTGAACGCCCAAATGGTCTTTCAGTGGAAACTCAA GTTCTTTGCGCCATTCGGTTTTATGCAGTTGGTTCTTATCAAAGAGCAATAGGACAGGATTTTGCATTGGCTTTGAGTCAGACTGCAGTCAGCCGGTGTATCAGATCAGTGTCCGTTGCTATCAATGACCATATGCTTCGCCGATGGATTAAATTCCCTGCCACTCCGGAGCAAAGAGAGGCagctaaaataaaatttgctaATGCTCCACAACCATTTCCTGGAGCAATTGGCGCAATAGACTGCACTCATGTCGGAATCGTTGCTCCTAAAGAGAATGAGGAAGCTTTTGTGAATCACCATGGTTATCATTCTATGAATGTTCAAATG ATTTGTGATCCAGAACTCCGTATTTTAAATGTGAGCGCCAGATTCCCAGGATCTCGTCATGATGCTGCAATTTGGATGCAGTCACCTGTGCGCAATCTTATGGAGCTGTGTCACAGGCAAGGCGAGAGGCAAACATGGTTGTTGG GTGATTCAGGCTATCCTTTGGAACCATGGCTCTTGACACCAATACCGAATGCTCCAAATGGATCACCTGAGTATGTATATACCGCTGCACATTGTAGTGCCCGCTCAGTTATAGAGCGATGTTTTGGTGCACTCAAATCGGTATGGAGATGCTTGTCACAT CAACGTTTATTAATGTACGAGCCTGATATGGCGGGAAGAATAATCAATGCTTGTGCCATGTTGCATAATATGCGTTTGCATTATCGAATACCATTTGAAGAGATCGCCGAGGAAGATGTCGCACAGGCTAATGCTATGCCAGCACCCGGACCTTATATTGCTGAACCTCTTGAAGGAAGAGCACGCCTTGCTGAGGGACGCCGTGTACAACAGCAACTTATCCGAGACAACTTTATGCACTTGTAG